Genomic window (Leptospira kanakyensis):
TTAAAATCTTTGATGCTTACAGGCCATACAGGGCCACAGTCAAATTTTTTGAGATTGTGGGTGATACAAGGTATGTGGCTTCCCCAAAAACCGGATCTAGGCATAACAAAGGTTGTGCGATTGACTTAACTCTTGTGGATCAAAAAACAAAAAAGGAACTTCCCATGCCAACGGAATACGACTCCTTTCGAAAGGAAGCCTGGGCCGAATCCACCGTTACTGATCCAGAAATTTTAAAAAGCCGAACAATTTTGATCAGTACACTCAAGCAATATGGATTTCGTGTGAACAAAACCGAATGGTGGCATTATGATTTTTTAGAATGTTCCGGCTTTGAAGTTTTGGACATTCCCTTTGAGGAATTGGAGTAGGGATTTAGATTTCCACCCAGATAACATTAAACTATCTCAAACACAGCTAAATGGTCGTTTGGTTATGGAAATGAATCGACTTAAGTTTGTAATTGATAGTCTGTAACTGATATTATGCACTCTACAAGTTATGCTCAGAGATACATATTCTAAAAAAACTACCTTCATTTATATTCACTGAGGATGAACTCAACTACAACGCGTTAGATTATTACAGTTTGGTTTCATTTGTGTTACATATTAATTACAGCTTGGTTTTACAAAGTTTGAATGGAAAATTTTGTTGACTCTATCAATCGTTAAGCATTTTGATTTTAAAATATATAAAAAGATTCTATAAGAAGTTTATGCGTAAAATACAATATAAGAAAATTAAACATGCACAATACATTCAATATTGCTTCTATCATAAGAAGGAAGTCTTTATCTGTTAAAAAAACTATTATCCTGCTTGTAATATTTTTTTCTTCTGTAAACTTTTTTGCCTTTTTCTCTGGGTTAGAAGAATCAATCATTCCTCAACAAATACCTGAAGTTGAAGTGAATTCTGCAG
Coding sequences:
- a CDS encoding M15 family metallopeptidase, with product MKLIVVTIFLGFPFLSLVSQPTENKLKVLDRKTYELSIQKNPNKELINLEKKIPEILLDIKYATPDNFTKQVIYKEAKAFARKPVAEALRKANLEFLQLGYSIKIFDAYRPYRATVKFFEIVGDTRYVASPKTGSRHNKGCAIDLTLVDQKTKKELPMPTEYDSFRKEAWAESTVTDPEILKSRTILISTLKQYGFRVNKTEWWHYDFLECSGFEVLDIPFEELE